From the Montipora capricornis isolate CH-2021 chromosome 2, ASM3666992v2, whole genome shotgun sequence genome, one window contains:
- the LOC138038062 gene encoding uncharacterized protein: protein MRLSTVTLFLSFAILLMAISIAARGRGGGRSSGSRSRSSSGRSSSGSKPAITKTTPIKATTFRSPVIRSQTKVGSKTDTFKKVVAGYILYRYAVSNAPVYSRGYPMYRCYVTVPEERAVRITSEERRLLNSNGSPCIQEPSSQTFSLADDIDQHLISLNTTVTYNKTGETKTYYNDSVPLQDILQQDFEVKTLSQYNTTIVPRTSCSQVEEKIRGTMITLYETNPNKASTRYMNVAPTVLLATVVALFGVLDVPRVFASF, encoded by the coding sequence ATGCGGCTGTCTACAGTtactcttttcctttccttcgcAATTTTGCTGATGGCGATATCCATTGCTGCCAGAGGCAGAGGCGGCGGTCGCTCGAGTGGGTCACGCTCTAGATCAAGCTCAGGTCGCTCTTCCTCCGGTTCCAAACCCGCAATCACAAAAACTACACCGATCAAAGCCACGACTTTTCGTTCTCCTGTAATCCGCAGCCAAACCAAAGTTGGTTCCAAAACAGACACGTTCAAAAAGGTAGTGGCCGGCTACATTCTGTATCGCTATGCTGTGAGCAACGCTCCTGTGTATAGCAGAGGCTATCCGATGTACCGCTGCTACGTTACCGTCCCGGAGGAACGAGCTGTCAGGATCACCTCTGAAGAACGGAGGTTGTTGAATTCTAACGGCAGTCCATGTATCCAAGAACCTTCTTCGCAGACGTTTTCGCTTGCAGATGATATCGATCAACATCTCATTTCCTTGAATACCACCGTCACTTATAACAAGACTGGAGAAACGAAGACTTACTACAATGACTCGGTTCCTCTCCAAGACATCTTGCAACAAGATTTTGAAGTGAAGACTCTTTCTCAATACAACACCACAATTGTGCCCAGAACGTCGTGCAGTCAAGTTGAAGAGAAAATCCGAGGTACAATGATTACTTTGTACGAAACAAACCCCAACAAGGCAAGCACTCGTTACATGAATGTGGCCCCTACCGTCTTGCTTGCAACGGTAGTTGCACTGTTCGGGGTTTTGGATGTCCCCCGAGTTTTTGCCAGTTTTTAG